Below is a genomic region from Citrobacter telavivensis.
CCAGCCTTTTTCCGCCTGTAACGCATCGGCCTGTGCGTGGTCATAAACCGGGCCGATATACTTGGTGGGGTTGCGAAAGGCCGGATCGTTTGCGTCCACTTCCACCTGAGTAAGCAGCACGCTGATTTCCCGCTGCGGCAGTTGATTTTTCAGCGCCTGTTGCAGCATGTAGCCGATCATCCCCTGGCTTTCCGCCCCGAGAATATCCAGCGGGTACGGGGTGACGCGGTCATAGGCGCTGTTCTGCAATGCCAGTAGACCCACCTGCGGCCCGTTGCCGTGAACCAGCACCACCCGCCATTGCTGAGTGAGTTGGGCGATCGTTTTCGCCGCCAGGATGATGTTCTTGCGTTGGATATCGGCTTCCAGCGGTTCGCCGCGCTTGAGCAACGCATTGCCGCCCAGAGCGACAACCAAAGTCGGTTTGTTTTGCATGGTGGGTTCCTTAAATGCCATCGCGTTCCAGTGGGCAACTCATGCAGCGCGCGCCGCCGCGCCCGCGCCCCAGTTCGTCGCCGGGGATGGGCAGCACGGTGATGCCGGCTTTGTCGTATTTCTCGTTGGTCCAGATGTTGCGTTCGTAGCCCACGACCACGCCGGGGCGCAGCGTGAGGACGTTGTTGGCGTCGTTCCACTGTTCGCGTTCGGCTTCAAAGGCGTCGCCGCCGGTGGTAATCAAGCGCACTTGATCGATGCCGAGTGCTTTCTCAATGGCGTTAACCAGCGTGCGTTCTTCGGTACGTTTCAGGCCGCCGCGGCCGTCTGGCGTCAGGGTCCAGCACTGCACGTCCTGGCGCACCACTTCCGGGTAAACGGAGAAGGTGTCGATATCGATGTGGGTCATGACGGTATCGAGGTGCATACAGGAGCGGTGTTTGGGGAGCTCAACGGCGATCACCCGTTCAGCCTGGCGATGTTTAAACAGAGACTGGGCAAGAAACTCGATCCCTTGCGGGGTCGTGCGTTCAGACATCCCGATCAGCACGGCCCCGCGCCCGATCACCAGTACATCACCGCCTTCTAAGGTGGCATGGTCGTAATTAATATTCTCGTCGCCGAAATATTTAATAAAGTCGCCGTCGGCAAATTGTGGATGCCAACGATAGATGGCTCGCAGATTATTGGTTTCGCGCTGGCGGGCCGGTTTAGCCATTGGGTTAATGGAGACGCCGTTATATATCCAGCAGGAAGTATCACGGGTAAATAAATGGTTCGGCAATGGCTTCATAATAAAGTCATTAATATCGTGGGTATCGACCACCATATTTTTAATTGAGGCGGGAATTTCACCGTAGGTGAGTCCACCGCTTAAATGACGGGCCAGTTCACGATGCGACATATCGGCAAGCCAGGCACGGATATCGGTGGCGAAAGTAGGGCCAAGTCGGTAATCCGAGATTTGTGTTTCCAGCAGCCAGCTTTTCGCATCCGCGATATCCAGCGTTTGTGTCAGTAAATCAGTCAGTAACAGGACTTCGATACCCTGCTCGCGTAACGTGTTGGCGAAAATATCATGCTCTTCACCCGCGCGTTCAACCGACAGTACGTCATCAAACAGGAGCTCCTGGCAGTTAGACGGCGTGAGGCGTTTCAGGCTGAGATTAGGGCGATGCAACATCACACTGCGTAGTTGGCCGATTTCAGAACCGACATAATGTTTTTCCATTACGATACCTTTCACTCTATTTCAGGAATAAAAAGGGGGTGGCTGCGAATAATAAAAATGCTCG
It encodes:
- the arcA gene encoding arginine deiminase, yielding MEKHYVGSEIGQLRSVMLHRPNLSLKRLTPSNCQELLFDDVLSVERAGEEHDIFANTLREQGIEVLLLTDLLTQTLDIADAKSWLLETQISDYRLGPTFATDIRAWLADMSHRELARHLSGGLTYGEIPASIKNMVVDTHDINDFIMKPLPNHLFTRDTSCWIYNGVSINPMAKPARQRETNNLRAIYRWHPQFADGDFIKYFGDENINYDHATLEGGDVLVIGRGAVLIGMSERTTPQGIEFLAQSLFKHRQAERVIAVELPKHRSCMHLDTVMTHIDIDTFSVYPEVVRQDVQCWTLTPDGRGGLKRTEERTLVNAIEKALGIDQVRLITTGGDAFEAEREQWNDANNVLTLRPGVVVGYERNIWTNEKYDKAGITVLPIPGDELGRGRGGARCMSCPLERDGI